Sequence from the Rutidosis leptorrhynchoides isolate AG116_Rl617_1_P2 chromosome 3, CSIRO_AGI_Rlap_v1, whole genome shotgun sequence genome:
tattaaaatcatttaatatttatttttaatatactttatttatatacagagatatattttaaataataattattataatatcctatttttattttattaatttttaataacaacaatatataatacttcaaattatattttgaattattatatatatatatatatacatacacacatatatatttacaattaattattcgtgaatcgtcgagagtagtcgaaggtcaattgaatatatgaaacagttcaaactttttgagactcaacctaacagactttgcttattgtgtcaaaaatattaaatcatatcgagagtttggttttaaattagtcgaaattttccgggtcgtcacataaggaagagaaagttttagtttttttttattgaTTACTGATTTTTTTATTTTCTTGATATAATATGTATTATGTTATGATATTCTATAATCATATTATATTTAATACACTAATTAATATGTTTGATTATGTATATAAGTTTACTATCATATTTTACAAAGTTAATACTATATTATTTGTTAATCTCGTGAGAAAAAAGTTATAATTTGATTTTGAAAATCAGATTCGGTTTAAATCGAAATCGAATCAAATTCAAATTCATTATTTGGTTCAGTTTTGATATTTGAATTCGATTTTGGTTTGGTTTTCATTTTAAAAGTTTTTAAACCGAAGAAACCGAActgaataaataaaaaaataaacccaAACCGATTAGCGCATCCCtaattttttctatttttatttattatgtgtgaggaatattcaaatgaatccAACTTTTTAAGTtcagattcaagggaccaatcagagtgcgacatgttGTGCGACGATCAcaagtgattgaaaaaaaaattatttcaaaaaaaattaatttttttattttaaaattaatttttttgaaaatttatttttttccaaaaaaaatttTCCAATTTGTTTttctttcaatcacatgtgattggatttgacatgaagtaaatcacatgtgattctgcatgccaatcacatgtgattgtaatatTTGATTTACTGTATATCAAAAccaattacatgtgattgtaaaacccaattacatattattctgcatgtcaaatccaatcacatgtgattgaaaaaaaaaattatgaaaaaaaatattgcgaaatttttttttcaatcacatgtaattggatttgacatgcagaatcacatgtgattgagttttacaatcatatgtgattggatttgacatactaaatttttatttaaaaaaatttagaaaaaaataatttTAATCACACGTGATTGTCATACCACATGTCACACTCTGATTGATCCGCTTAATTTCAAGCAAATTCTTTAAGAGAAATTCTAGAAACACAAATGTTTTACTAACATTTTTTTACAAACTGACATGGAATGGTGAGTTGGCATCCCACTCATCTAATTCTCTATTttataattaaatatttaatttaatacGTATTTACATAGTCTTCAAATATGGATAATATTTACTAAATAATTACTTGATTTTTGATAGCTAATATTACATAGGTAATTTAACACCCTAAACAATCATCTTTTTCTTCACACTCGCAATTCATCGCCTTAATATGAATCGATCTTCATCTTCCTCACTAAACATAGATGAGTCATCTTACACATCTTCTCCTTTACATGATGATGGATTGTCATCGGGTACACAAGAATCTCTTAACGAAGAAAACGAGTAAGTCCGTTAATCCGTTATTGTTTCAATTGAATTCGTAGGTATTTATAGTCTTTTTTCTGTTATTTTGCATTCATGTTGTAATTGAAAAGGGTTCATGAAAACCTGGATGATGATGATGGAAATGATACTAGTtgttgtgataatgataataagaataatatgaaTTTTCTTTCATTGATTCTAATATATAAACTTTGGTGACTGTAAGCATACATTTACTAGCATTGAAGAAAAAGAGACATATTGTAAATTAAACTTAAATGAGGATGAATGTCATGGAGAAATTTCTCCTGAAGATAACCAAAGAAACAGTGAGCATTGTGATCAAAATACTGAATTTGAAAGTCAAGAAGATGTCAATGTTCaagaaaaatttgaaaaaaaatatgCACCATGAAGAAAATATTTTAGAACCAAAAGTAGGTATGGTATTTGACACAGTTGAGGAACTAGCCAGCTTTTATGCAAATTATGGTAAGAAAACAGGATTTGGAGTTTCTAAAAGGTCTTCCCGAAAGTCTCTTGAGGATGAGGAGAAAAGGTATGCTACAATTTCGTGTCATCGAGCTGGAAAGTCACAATCAAAAACAAAAAATAGTTTGAATCCACGTCCTATTACAAAAACAGAATGTGGAGCGAGAGTTAATGCAAAATGTGGAAGTGATAATAAGTGGTATGTTTCAAAAGTTCAACTCAAGCATAATCACCCCTTTAGCCCGAGCAAAGGACGATTTTATCGATGTAATCGGGTCATAAATGTTCGTGTGCGAAGGCAACTTGAAATCTTTCAAAGAGCAGGAGTAAGAATGAATAAGGGTTTCAATACATTGGTAGTGGAGAATAAAGGATATGAAAATATACCATTTACCGAAAAAGATTGTCGCAATTACATTGATAGAGTAAAATGGTTAAAGTTTGGGGAAGGGGATGCCGAAGCAATTCAAGGTTATTTTATGAAAGTTCAATCTACTGATCCTAACTTTTTTTATGCATTGGAGTTGGATGATGAAAATCAGTTGAAGAGTTTGTTTTGGGCAGATGGAAGGTGTAGGGCAGCTTATGAAGAATTTGGGGATGTTGTCAcatttgatacaacttatttgacaAATAAGTATCACATGCCAATGGCTCCATTTGTAGGTGTAAACCATCATGGACAATCCGTATTGCTCGGTTGTGGATTGGTTTCAAATGAAGATACTAAGTCTTTTATATGGCTTTTTCAAACATGGCTTACATGTATGTCTAGACGTGCTCCTGCAGCCATCATAACAGACCAAGATCAGGCAATGAAAAAAGCAATTGAAGTTGAATTTCTCGCTGCACGTCATAGGTACACCATTGAACATATGATTATGTTTAAATTTTTAAAAACAATACTACTTATTTGTTATCTATAATTGTAGAATCAAATTAATACACTAGTGCATTTGATCACGTCATACTTGCAGGTGGTGTTTATGGCATATACTTAAAAAGCTACCTGACAAGCTTGGTAGGCATAAGAGATATAAATTAGTTAAGTACAAGCTTAAAAAATCCGTGTATGATACTTTTACTCCTATTGAATTTGAAACCGCGTGGAATCGTATGCTAGAAAAGTGCCACCTCGAAAATAATAGGTGGTTGAAAGGTTTGTTTGATGAAAGACACCGTTGGGTCCCTTGTTTTGTGAAAGATATTTTTTGGGCGGGGAGGTCTACTACTCAAAGAAGTGAGAGCATAAATTCATTTTTTGATAAATATGTAAACAAAAAAACGACGTTGAAGCAGTTTGTTGAACAATATGAAAATGCATTAAGGGACATGGCCGAAAAGGAAAATGTAGAAGATTTTAATTCTTACAATTCGTGGTATCCGCCAATCACCCGTTATGCCATGGAGGAACAAGTAAAGGCTGTTTTCACAAATTCTAAGTTTAAAGAGTTCCGAAATGAGTTAATGGGAAAAATGTATTGTGAGATTGGTTCTTCAAAATTAGAAGAGGAGTATTTACAATATGAAGTAGTTGAGGATATTATGATTGATGAAAATATAATAAAGAAGTCATTTACTGTTAGGTTGAAAAAGGCTGATTGTGTGGAAGAATGTGATGTTAAATGTGTTTGTCGCTTGTTTGAGTTTCGAGGAATGTTGTGTAGGCATGCACTTACGGTACTCATCGGTAATAACATATATTCGGTACCAACTAGATATATCCTAAAAAGATGGAGAAAAGATGTGAAGAGGAAGCATACTAAGGTTAAGGTAAGTTATAGTGATTAGGAGGGCTCAGAAGTTGGGAGTCGTTATGATAAAATGTGTAGTGCTTTCTCTGAAGTGGCAGACTTGGCATCAGAGTTTGAAGAAAAGTGCAGTCTTGTACTTAATAGAGTCAACGAATTAAAGAATGAGGTCTTAGATGGAAAAAGTAATGATGGTATTTTTGTCTATACTCAAAAGGCGAGTCCTTCTAACAAGGATAAAGTTACGATCCGTGATCCggtgtgtaacaccccgtttttcagttacgcattatttcgaacgtcattcgaaatacgagacatgtaagcgtatatttggatcccaaataaatttggaattgaggttctaaaaccttaccattggatagtaaatctcattacgtttccaacgatatttgattcatcaaaaacggagttacgatttgaaagttacgaccaaaacaagttcagaaaactgagtcagttaatctggacgccgtccaagctttttggacgccgtccaaaaggcctgacgggccagctgtgacatTTTGAAGTTGTTAAAAGTGGGTATttaggtcttttcacttgggggtcgtttgggccatcaaaactgatctaaactcacccttatcctcattttcacccacaaacactcccaaccaaaccctagagagagagagaggttctagagagagagttagggatttggagaagaagaagtgtgattcgggtcgggtcacgagagttaaagttgttctcctcgttcacggctacgttgtagtagtgttggtaagttctaactccgagtttttattgtttgatttgataatCAATTTGGGGTTTAAACTTGTATGTTCTTGGGATAACCCGATTAGCCATTAATGGAAGATTTGAACTAGTAGTCGGGTTTATTGTTGAtgattgcgggttttgggttggtgaacgacTTAGCCTTTCTTAGAGCTCGTAAatagtgtataatcactagtgttagtgattaaagGAGTGTTGGAAACCATTTGAATATATTTGGTTGACTACTTTTGAaataagtcaaaattagggttcgttAGTGATCTTGGATCGGTTGTCGATTTTGTAAGGTTTATAAACCTAAAAGGGTTAAGTTAAGAGTATAAACTTGAATTAAAAAGTGTTTTGGCGTCAAAACTAGCAAACGTTGGAAATTGACTTTGTTAAGGGTCGAAATGGGTTTTTGGTGCAAAACTCGAGCTAAAGAGTGTTTAAAGGCTAATTGTGATGTCATAGGGCATTTAGGGAAAACGgtcaagccttgttaattttgGACCCTCGgatatcgttaaaagtgcaaaaaagGTGTAAATTGCACTTTATGGCAATTTGagcgggtcgtgagtccaaatgggggaaTGGTTGATCAAATCTTTTGTAACATGTGTTATTGGAACATAATCacaagttgattgtgattatgagaagttcgggtgagttttgacttagtcaaagttagtgcatgtgtaaatggtcgaaaattgcacttatggtgattTGAGTATAAGCTTAGGTGTAAAGCTTATTCTTTGTGAATCTCTTAGGTtatttacttttggatgattaggagctcaagcgggattggctcttcatgtaatcaaggtgagtggagtaattatatgtatgtgtatatggcatgtttatttgtgggtgttatggcatgaaccatcgagccggtagtgccataacatgtgtgcgataagatgtgaaccacgagccgatagcatcgagtgtgaaccacgagccggtagcactataaactaagatgtgaaccacgagccggtagcatcgagtgtgaaccacgagccggaatgtaacgacccggaaatttccgaccaaatttaaaccttaaactctatatgtttctgacacgataagcaaaatctgaaatgttgagtctagaaagtttgaaatccacattcggataattagttaccctttgaccaagcctgacgattcacgaacaattaattatacatagattgtgtgtatatatatatatataaataattattgaaccctttttgatcaggttttaaacaggtaatgagtgaaataattaaatatatttaatctaaaaatttagagtttttaggaaCAACTTTATACGTTacctgtttagcaatagacacgatataacACTCTTAATAGGACAAACCTCTACTTAGCTATTTAATTGTGTTACTATTTGTCCTGTGATTCTTATTTGTTCTTGTCCCGTGATGTTTTTATCCATCATCTATctttttatatatacacatatacatgtcttacatatacatatatcattatatataggCTCGATCAAACCCACAAAACATGGTATCCAAATCATTGTTTGACTACTTTCCTAAAAATTATGAACTATCTTATACCCACCACTAAACACCCACTTAATCATTTGTCTTCGGTCTTGAACCATCATCACAAATCGAGCCACCCTAATGACCACCATGAACAACCACATCGACCACCCATCATCAAACCACCATAATCACCATAGTAAACTACCTTGTGTATCCTAGTTTCTATTTCGGTTTATGATCGAACCCATCATCACCATGACAACCACGATTCACCAATTCACCCCGTTCATTAGAATCGATCACCTCATGTCTCTCTTCTTTGAATCAACCACCACTTTGAACCACCACAACCATAAACCGCCATCTTTCTCTCTTTacgtctctctctcctctctcttaaACCTCATCGCCACCACTTCACACCTTGAATCCCTACAAAACCGTCACCATTAAACCATCATGATACCGCCGCCATTTGCTTCTGTTTCACCACCATACAACCGCCCCTCAACCAACATAATTACTACTGCTTTACAGCTTATCCAACAAATCATGTATTTGTTTCCATCTGTTTCTGTTTTGGATCAAAACCACCACCACGAAACCCACCTGTATAATATTCCTGTCTCCTTCAATTCGAACCCCAACCTGCAAACCGAACCAATTTGGGTGTTGATTGCTTCCTTCTGTTTTGTTGTTCGAAGGTCTAAAACCCAACATAATCATCACCGCtactataatttttttttatttcctccTGTTTGTCGCTATAGCTACAACCTGTTTTGGTTTTGGTGTTGTGAAAATCATATCACGACCACCATCAAGAGCCTGATACGATTACTGCAATACCACCGTATCATATATTTATTCTTCTTTCTTTTCCTCTACTTTGTTCACCCTCATTCGAAACAGGTTGTAACCATCCCCGTCTGTTTCTATAAATATTTTCTGTTAACGATGATGATAAATAATGATGGTGAGTGGCTGTGATGATAcatgataatgatattatataaaaaaaaaagagataaTATTAATAAACGATAGGCTGTAAACCACTTGTGGTGTTTGTCCCTTTGTGTGTACCGAATTGTTTTTAAAACCTATCCATAATAATAGCCGTCGGTGGACTTCCAGAATGGAATTAGGATATCGATCTCATGGGCTAATCTTTAGGTCGAAGAATTAATTTGCTGTTTGTGCCGAAGATATTTTGTTGGGATGTGACCCGAAATTCAAGCAGGCTGCTGTTAATCCGGCCATATAGAAATAAATTAGGAGTTGATTCAAGAAAATAGAAGGCAGATGGACGGTCTAGGGTGTTGCTGAGTTATCTAGAGGTCTGGAGTTCAATCCTAGCTTTcagcagttttttttttattatttaacaaTCAACCTGCTATTGGACTGGAGCAACATGTTGGGCCGAGGTCCAGCTTATATCTGCTGTTGGGCTGTGTTTCGTTTCTGTAACTGGACCGAGAGATTTAATAACGAGGACAATACTTGATAATAAAAAATTGAAGtcgatattataacaaataaattcgGACAGAGGAGTGGTTAGGAGTATTTTGTGTTGAGCggaaggttgcgggttcgagccctgatTTGTGCATTTTATTTTTAAAAGGAGTTTTCTAAGGTAGAtttcagttttattattattattattattattattattattattattattattattatcattattaatattactattattattattaatatttttattattgaaatgttttttttttaaaaaatattagtatttttaatattattatcattaatttacaatattattaaaaactatcattattattatcatttttattttaactatcattattaattcaattattatttttgttattagtttataacaaataaatattatatttatattacatataattatatactaaacataacaacatcatttttataaatattacaaataacaaattattgataaaaatactaatatacatattaagatatttatatgcattaatattaattattttaaatatatacaaattaaatacatataaaataaattaggatatattatatatatgttcgattacaattacgtgtgttaatatatatatatacgaatgatataggttcgtgaatccgaggccaaccttaaacttgatcaatgatgttatatgtatttttactacaaaatacagtatggtgagtatatagtcccttttaaactctacatatttttgggctgagaatacatgcgctatttttataaataatttacgttatggacacaagtgatcaaaaataaattctacgttgagttgtaccatgacatatctctttatacttggtaactgctaattatgtgaggagcgtaaacgcgaatcctgttgatagatctatcgggctgacatccccaaccgggctggacgaccagcatttaacggttgcacag
This genomic interval carries:
- the LOC139901134 gene encoding protein FAR-RED IMPAIRED RESPONSE 1-like, which gives rise to MRMNVMEKFLLKITKETVSIVIKILNLKVKKMSMFKKNLKKNMHHEENILEPKVGMVFDTVEELASFYANYGKKTGFGVSKRSSRKSLEDEEKRYATISCHRAGKSQSKTKNSLNPRPITKTECGARVNAKCGSDNKWYVSKVQLKHNHPFSPSKGRFYRCNRVINVRVRRQLEIFQRAGVRMNKGFNTLVVENKGYENIPFTEKDCRNYIDRVKWLKFGEGDAEAIQGYFMKVQSTDPNFFYALELDDENQLKSLFWADGRCRAAYEEFGDVVTFDTTYLTNKYHMPMAPFVGVNHHGQSVLLGCGLVSNEDTKSFIWLFQTWLTCMSRRAPAAIITDQDQAMKKAIEVEFLAARHRWCLWHILKKLPDKLGRHKRYKLVKYKLKKSVYDTFTPIEFETAWNRMLEKCHLENNRWLKGLFDERHRWVPCFVKDIFWAGRSTTQRSESINSFFDKYVNKKTTLKQFVEQYENALRDMAEKENVEDFNSYNSWYPPITRYAMEEQVKAVFTNSKFKEFRNELMGKMYCEIGSSKLEEEYLQYEVVEDIMIDENIIKKSFTVRLKKADCVEECDVKCVCRLFEFRGMLCRHALTVLIGNNIYSVPTRYILKRWRKDVKRKHTKVKKSQGSDHKEDVGGFDDNGPVKKRTKNGKEAIQNVYHVENEYSHT